The genomic interval AGCCCTTGCTGGCCCACGGCGCGCCCGGGCTGGGGCTGCTGCCTGCCACGCTGGCCGAAGTGGGCGAGCACATGTTCCGCGTGGCCGTGGACGTGCGCGTGGGCACCACGGCCATCGCCACCACGGCGGGCTTTGTGGCAGGAGACAACACCGCGCTGTCGCAGCGCACCGAATCGCAGGCCAGCGCGCTGCAGCAGACGGCCGCGTCGATGGAGCAGCTCACCACCACCGTGCGGCAGAACGCCGACCATGCGCGGCAGGCGCACGCGCTGGTGGCTTCCGCATCGGCGGCAGCGGGGCAGGGTGGTCAGGTGGTGGGCGAGGTGGTGCAGACCATGGGCAGCATCCGCGAGAGTTCGCGCCGCATCGTGGACATCACGGGTGTCATCGACTCCATCGCGTTTCAGACCAACATCCTGGCGCTGAACGCGGCAGTGGAAGCCGCACGCGCTGGCGAGCAGGGGCGTGGCTTTGCCGTGGTGGCGGGTGAGGTGCGTGCGCTGGCGCAGCGCTCGGCCACCGCTGCGCGCGAGATCAAGCAGCTCATTGACGAATCCGTGTCCCGCGTAGAGGCGGGGCACCGCCTGGCCGAACAGGCGGGTTCTTCCATGTCCGGCATGGTGAACAGTGTGCAGAGCGTGGCCCGCATCATGGGCGACATCGTGCAGGCCAGCGAAGAGCAAAGCGCAGGGCTCGAGGAGATCCATCGCGCCATCGCCCACATCGACGACACCACCCAGCGCAACGGCGCACTGGTGGAGGCCGCCGCCCACACCGCCGGCAGCCTGGAGGCCCAGGCGCAACGCCTGGCGCGGGCTGTGGGCGACTGGCACC from Acidovorax sp. FHTAMBA carries:
- a CDS encoding methyl-accepting chemotaxis protein: MTFTAWSQRMGAAAVVLLAAVAVAMAGTVLAAPSPSLRVGLGGTGLLVALLAAVVALRCAWQRARDLQWAEAQAQRLARGDLGEPLLAHGAPGLGLLPATLAEVGEHMFRVAVDVRVGTTAIATTAGFVAGDNTALSQRTESQASALQQTAASMEQLTTTVRQNADHARQAHALVASASAAAGQGGQVVGEVVQTMGSIRESSRRIVDITGVIDSIAFQTNILALNAAVEAARAGEQGRGFAVVAGEVRALAQRSATAAREIKQLIDESVSRVEAGHRLAEQAGSSMSGMVNSVQSVARIMGDIVQASEEQSAGLEEIHRAIAHIDDTTQRNGALVEAAAHTAGSLEAQAQRLARAVGDWHLGAREFGNAEQARALAEAGAQYVRTHGVERGKQAISDPQGPFVDRDLYLGMCDASGTIVANGGNPRVIGVDGNAVKDVQGRYFVKEIMRLGQNPGTGWVDYQWQHPLTRETMTKSAYVQAVGVEGLVISCGFYKK